The following proteins come from a genomic window of Limosilactobacillus reuteri:
- the helD gene encoding RNA polymerase recycling motor HelD, which produces MENHERETEQARVNNVEKQIDQQVAATTKAVEDAHRETRAVERNYSENASINRYEVDDIAESRSMIEQQRQLVSRAAESESILKHQLRTLKNLKGAPYFGRIDIQDPDEDKSETLYIGTSSLMNEDKTDFLIYDWRAPISGVYYNGTLGKVNYETPAGMQTTELKKKRQFTIKDGKITNMFDTNETVGDEVLQAALGKQNDQYMHNIVATIQKEQNDIIRDTRSDLLLVQGVAGSGKTSAILQRIAYLLYHSRKELNADQIVLFSPNNLFSHYISEVLPSLGERNMRQVTLEGFIRRRFEGLQVETLFDRYEERQQPENASHVVADFIESESFMTSIAHYVEKMTIDDLQFADIRFNGQVFFSADHVKDLYKELPLTMAPADKLVHLKNKLIRELQRHVKDEANKDWVAKELDSLDLQQLHSLYGKKTIDDFKDEDEQYAYLSRRLAKRRLRVIADAIYNNYFLDFYNQYNKLLHQVEVPKTISQREWATMILAFQDEIEYHRLELMHAAPLMYLRDLISGTGQNRSFQYVFIDEMQDYSTAMLIYLKHAFPQAKFTVLGDSEQALFKPLELPEELLNKLSGGLKAKRPNLIALRRSYRSTTEITNFAKALLPDGDKIVSFTRHGKKPRLLVRYSDKESQQSLLDETLKLADEHETVAILTKNQEQATAIYQLLHRQKVENIHLLDKDASELPKGILILPIYLAKGLEFDAVLAADVSAKNLANTDEVGMIYTMASRAMHELVLLSNGSVSEAINEKAGRLLTIEYQLPNKN; this is translated from the coding sequence ATGGAAAATCATGAACGAGAAACGGAGCAAGCACGGGTCAATAATGTTGAGAAACAAATTGACCAACAAGTAGCTGCAACCACTAAAGCTGTTGAAGATGCCCATCGTGAAACACGAGCAGTTGAACGTAATTATAGTGAAAATGCGTCTATTAACCGTTATGAAGTTGATGATATTGCCGAATCTCGGTCAATGATTGAACAGCAGCGCCAATTGGTTTCACGAGCAGCGGAAAGTGAATCAATTCTCAAGCACCAGTTAAGAACTTTGAAAAACTTAAAAGGGGCACCGTATTTTGGCCGGATTGATATTCAAGATCCTGATGAAGATAAGAGCGAAACGCTATACATCGGTACTTCATCTTTAATGAATGAAGATAAAACAGACTTTTTGATTTACGACTGGCGGGCACCAATTTCGGGAGTTTACTATAATGGAACCCTTGGGAAAGTCAATTATGAAACCCCGGCTGGGATGCAAACCACGGAATTAAAAAAGAAACGGCAATTTACTATTAAGGACGGTAAAATCACTAATATGTTTGATACCAATGAAACGGTTGGTGATGAAGTTCTACAAGCGGCTCTTGGAAAGCAAAATGACCAGTATATGCATAATATTGTGGCGACAATTCAAAAAGAGCAAAATGATATTATCCGTGATACGCGTAGTGATCTTTTACTAGTACAAGGGGTGGCTGGTTCGGGAAAGACCTCAGCGATCCTTCAACGAATTGCGTATTTGCTTTATCACAGTCGAAAGGAATTGAACGCTGACCAGATTGTCCTTTTTAGTCCCAATAATTTATTCAGCCACTATATTTCTGAAGTTTTGCCAAGTCTTGGTGAAAGAAATATGCGACAAGTAACATTAGAGGGATTTATTCGTCGACGTTTTGAAGGTTTGCAAGTAGAAACATTATTCGATCGCTATGAAGAACGACAACAACCTGAAAATGCTTCTCATGTTGTTGCCGACTTTATTGAAAGTGAGTCTTTTATGACGTCGATTGCACATTACGTCGAAAAAATGACAATTGATGATTTGCAATTTGCTGATATTCGTTTTAATGGTCAAGTTTTCTTTTCGGCTGATCATGTCAAGGATCTTTATAAAGAATTACCTTTGACGATGGCTCCTGCTGATAAGTTAGTCCACTTAAAAAATAAGTTAATTCGTGAATTGCAGCGACATGTTAAAGATGAAGCTAACAAGGACTGGGTAGCTAAAGAGTTAGATTCACTTGATTTACAACAATTGCACAGCCTTTATGGTAAGAAAACAATCGATGATTTTAAGGATGAAGATGAACAATATGCTTACCTTTCACGGCGCTTAGCTAAACGACGCTTACGTGTTATTGCAGACGCAATCTACAATAATTATTTTCTTGATTTTTATAATCAATATAATAAGCTTTTGCATCAGGTTGAAGTGCCTAAGACAATTAGTCAACGGGAATGGGCGACAATGATTCTTGCCTTTCAAGATGAGATTGAATATCATCGGCTCGAATTAATGCATGCGGCACCGTTGATGTATCTGCGTGATTTGATTTCCGGTACAGGGCAAAATCGTTCTTTTCAATATGTATTTATTGATGAGATGCAAGATTATTCAACAGCGATGTTAATATACTTAAAACACGCCTTTCCGCAAGCTAAGTTTACTGTCCTTGGTGATAGTGAACAGGCTCTTTTTAAGCCATTGGAGTTACCAGAAGAGTTATTAAATAAACTTAGTGGGGGATTAAAGGCTAAGCGCCCTAATTTGATTGCTTTACGGCGGAGTTATCGTTCCACGACAGAGATTACTAATTTTGCAAAGGCCTTGTTGCCGGATGGTGATAAGATAGTTTCCTTCACTCGTCATGGGAAGAAACCGCGCTTATTAGTCCGTTATTCTGATAAAGAGAGTCAGCAAAGTTTGCTAGATGAGACGCTTAAACTAGCTGACGAACATGAAACTGTAGCGATCTTAACCAAGAATCAAGAGCAAGCAACTGCTATTTATCAATTACTTCATCGGCAAAAAGTTGAAAATATTCATCTGCTAGATAAGGATGCGAGTGAATTGCCAAAGGGGATCTTAATTCTCCCAATTTACTTAGCAAAGGGACTCGAATTCGATGCGGTTCTCGCTGCTGATGTCTCTGCTAAAAATCTAGCGAATACTGATGAAGTTGGCATGATCTATACGATGGCATCACGAGCAATGCACGAACTGGTCCTTTTAAGCAATGGTTCCGTTAGTGAGGCAATTAATGAGAAAGCTGGTCGCCTTTTGACAATTGAGTATCAATTACCAAATAAAAATTAA
- the ndk gene encoding nucleoside-diphosphate kinase, translating to MVKDEYTLVLVKPDGVKTRHIGDIITRIERKGYNIEALKMIDPSEEKLRQHYFDKVDKPFFPELLEYMTEGPIVGIVVSGTNVIQAIHNMAGATNPGEAEWGTIRGDYGREWPDGNLRNIIHTSDNVDSATREIGIWFPEFDIKDKQ from the coding sequence ATGGTTAAAGACGAATACACACTTGTACTAGTAAAACCTGATGGGGTAAAGACACGCCATATTGGAGATATTATTACCCGTATTGAACGAAAGGGTTATAATATTGAAGCTCTTAAGATGATTGACCCATCAGAAGAAAAGCTTCGTCAGCATTATTTTGATAAAGTTGACAAACCATTCTTCCCTGAATTGTTAGAATACATGACAGAAGGACCAATTGTAGGAATTGTCGTCTCTGGTACTAATGTAATTCAAGCAATTCATAATATGGCAGGAGCTACTAACCCTGGTGAAGCTGAATGGGGAACAATTCGTGGTGACTACGGTCGTGAATGGCCTGATGGTAACTTGCGAAATATCATTCATACATCTGATAATGTTGATAGTGCTACTCGCGAGATTGGTATTTGGTTCCCAGAATTTGATATTAAAGATAAACAGTAG
- a CDS encoding site-specific DNA-methyltransferase, with translation MRSKRNKTIDFTLEEASPELLSQIIHPTDNLQTISNKIINGDSFKVMTQLAPHQVDLALIDPPYNLNKQYDGLNFKKMSTSQYQTYTQKWIDLLKPLLKENASIYVFSDWATSMALAPILEKNFTIQNRITWQREKGRGSQKNWKNGMEDIWFLTANPSDYTFNVDQVKQRRQVVAPYRQDGIAKDWQATKNGNFRDTMPSNFWDDISIPYWSMPENTGHPTQKPEKLLAKIILASSNPNDFIFDPFAGSGSSLVTAAKLNRHYLGIEQSLLYCAWGQYRLNQIKDDPSIQGYTDGVFWERNTLAVQRKIKRQQRASDE, from the coding sequence ATGCGCTCAAAAAGAAATAAAACAATTGATTTCACGCTTGAGGAGGCTTCACCTGAGCTCCTCAGCCAGATTATTCACCCAACTGATAATCTCCAGACAATATCCAACAAAATTATCAACGGGGATTCCTTCAAAGTAATGACTCAACTAGCACCACACCAGGTTGATCTTGCCCTTATTGATCCTCCCTATAATCTTAACAAACAATATGATGGTTTAAACTTCAAAAAGATGTCTACGAGCCAATATCAGACTTACACGCAAAAGTGGATTGATCTCTTAAAGCCATTACTAAAAGAAAATGCTAGTATCTATGTCTTTTCTGATTGGGCAACTAGCATGGCACTTGCGCCGATCCTCGAAAAAAATTTTACAATTCAAAATCGGATTACTTGGCAACGGGAAAAAGGACGCGGCTCACAGAAAAATTGGAAAAACGGGATGGAAGATATTTGGTTCTTGACTGCTAACCCGAGTGACTATACCTTTAACGTCGACCAAGTTAAACAACGACGGCAGGTGGTAGCCCCTTATCGTCAAGATGGGATTGCTAAAGACTGGCAAGCTACTAAAAACGGTAATTTTCGTGATACAATGCCCTCTAATTTTTGGGACGATATTTCAATTCCCTATTGGTCAATGCCAGAAAATACTGGTCACCCTACGCAAAAGCCAGAAAAATTACTGGCAAAAATTATTCTTGCTAGTTCTAATCCCAATGACTTTATTTTCGATCCTTTTGCCGGTTCCGGTTCTAGTTTAGTGACTGCTGCTAAGCTCAATCGCCACTATCTTGGAATCGAGCAAAGTCTTCTATATTGTGCATGGGGACAGTACCGACTTAATCAAATAAAAGATGATCCTAGCATCCAAGGCTACACTGACGGGGTCTTTTGGGAACGCAATACCTTGGCAGTACAACGAAAAATTAAACGCCAACAAAGGGCAAGTGATGAATAA
- the trpS gene encoding tryptophan--tRNA ligase: MAEEKHVILTGDRPTGKLHIGHYVGSLKNRVELQNTGKYDTFIMIADQQALTDNARDPEKIRRSLHEVALDYLAVGIDPKKSTILVQSQIPALSELTMHYLNLVTVARLRRNPTVKTEIKQKKFGESAPAGFFIYPVSQAADITAFKADTVPVGDDQEPMLEQTREIVRTFNRIYQQDILVEPEGVFPPKGQGRIPGLDGNAKMSKSLGNAIYLSDDADTVQKKVMSMYTDPTHIKVSDPGHVEGNTVFTYLDIFDPDKEQVAKLKEQYQAGGLGDVKIKRYLNEVLEAELEPIRKRREEYAANLDYVDQVLKEGSARANEVANQTLKEVRDAIGINYFG; encoded by the coding sequence ATGGCAGAAGAAAAACACGTTATTTTAACTGGTGATCGACCAACAGGTAAGTTGCATATTGGACACTATGTAGGTTCATTAAAAAATCGGGTTGAATTACAAAATACGGGTAAATATGATACCTTTATCATGATTGCTGACCAACAAGCATTGACTGATAATGCTCGTGATCCTGAAAAAATCCGTCGTAGTCTCCATGAAGTTGCCCTTGATTATTTGGCGGTTGGAATTGATCCAAAGAAATCAACAATTTTGGTTCAATCACAAATCCCAGCATTAAGTGAATTAACGATGCACTACCTTAACTTAGTAACTGTTGCGCGTTTACGCAGAAATCCAACTGTTAAGACTGAGATTAAGCAAAAGAAATTTGGTGAAAGTGCTCCAGCCGGATTCTTTATTTATCCAGTAAGCCAAGCTGCGGATATTACGGCATTTAAGGCTGATACAGTACCGGTTGGTGATGATCAAGAACCAATGCTTGAACAAACACGTGAAATTGTACGGACGTTCAACCGTATTTACCAACAAGATATTTTAGTTGAACCTGAAGGAGTATTTCCGCCAAAGGGCCAAGGACGAATTCCAGGACTAGACGGCAATGCAAAGATGAGCAAGTCCCTTGGCAATGCAATTTACCTGTCTGATGATGCTGATACAGTGCAAAAGAAAGTAATGTCGATGTATACAGACCCAACACATATCAAAGTTAGTGATCCTGGTCATGTTGAAGGTAATACTGTCTTTACTTACCTTGACATCTTTGATCCAGACAAAGAGCAGGTTGCTAAATTGAAAGAACAATACCAAGCTGGCGGTCTTGGCGATGTTAAAATCAAGCGGTACTTAAATGAAGTCCTTGAAGCTGAACTTGAACCAATTCGCAAGCGGCGCGAAGAATATGCTGCTAATCTTGATTATGTAGATCAGGTTCTTAAAGAAGGATCAGCACGGGCAAATGAAGTCGCTAATCAAACGCTTAAAGAAGTTCGTGATGCAATCGGGATTAATTACTTTGGATAA